In Odontesthes bonariensis isolate fOdoBon6 chromosome 6, fOdoBon6.hap1, whole genome shotgun sequence, one genomic interval encodes:
- the inpp5jb gene encoding inositol polyphosphate 5-phosphatase K isoform X2, with product MDQDNLSQSQTQDDIPTSGAEALTTISAPPSDTATPATDQPTSQPRAPHRPRRPQRSARVEGSVDVVEPKTEQAPLANRDKSAPDGTVASHPKPSRSAAVKPVGERTGPSIRARSKGPGHQPVRAASVPQPPASRPVPPHLNIHAQRALSVAGTADTQPQTVEDFRVHIITWNVGSATPPDDITCLLGLNVGDGNTDMYIIGLQEVNSMINKRLKDVLFTDQWSEVCMERLSPFGYVLVTSQRMQGLLLLVFAKYFHLPFLRAVQTETTRTGLGGYWGNKGGVSARMSVFGHSICFLNCHLPAHMENSDQRMEDFESILQQQQFEGQAATGVLDHDIVFWFGDLNFRINDLDMQVVKSAIDNNKFPMLWEKDQLNMAKDNETVLEGFQEGPLKFPPTYKFDVGTNTYDTSGKKRKPAWTDRILWRLRATAPAASNVGKRGSISGLTSGTKVTQHCYRSHMEYIVSDHKPVSSIFTLQFSYKVDISLVTLIVDDEWNSVADAKAIFKLAPNYSRSSWDWIALYKVGFKHHKDYVGYVWAKQEEADFQRQEHEVTFTEEELPKGSGDFILGYYSNNMNTIVGVTEPFQIQLPTSDHDSSSSDSSDLSSEDDSTVVMKMRSRSPSPHKSKRRSHRSRSRSGSPVQAKIKEPDITGSAATENAPGPVIS from the exons ATGGATCAAGATAATctgagccaaagccagacacaaGACGACATCCCAACCAGCGGAGCAGAGGCTTTAACGACCATCTCAGCGCCACCATCAGACACAGCGACCCCTGCCACTGATCAGCCGACCAGCCAACCTAGGGCTCCCCACAGGCCTCGACGGCCGCAGAGAAGCGCCAGGGTTGAGGGCTCTGTAGATGTCGTGGAGCCCAAAACCGAACAGGCTCCACTAGCCAATCGGGATAAGAGCGCTCCCGATGGCACTGTAGCAAGTCACCCCAAACCTTCCCGCTCTGCAGCAGTCAAACCTGTGGGAGAGCGCACTGGGCCCAGCATTAGGGCTCGTTCTAAAGGTCCGGGTCACCAGCCTGTTAGGGCCGCCTCAGTCCCCCAACCGCCTGCAAGCAGGCCTGTGCCCCCTCACCTGAACATTCACGCCCAGAGAGCCCTCTCTGTGGCCGGCACTGCTGACACTCAGCCTCAGACTGTGGAAGACTTCAG GGTGCACATTATCACCTGGAACGTTGGCTCAGCCACGCCGCCTGATGACATCACTTGTCTGCTGGGCCTGAATGTGGGTGATGGAAACACAGACATGTATATCATCGG GCTGCAGGAAGTGAACTCCATGATTAACAAAAGACTGAAAGATGTCCTCTTCACAGACCAGTGGAGCGAAGTCTGCATGGAGAGACTCAGCCCCTTTGGTTATGTGCTG GTGACATCCCAGCGGATGCAGGGGCTGTTACTGCTGGTCTTTGCTAAATACTTCCATCTGCCATTCCTCCGTGCAGTCCAGACTGAGACTACCCGCACTGGCCTGGGGGGTTACTGG GGAAATAAAGGTGGAGTGAGTGCCCGCATGTCAGTGTTTGGTCACAGCATCTGCTTCCTCAACTGTCACCTGCCGGCTCACATGGAAAACTCTGACCAGCGCATGGAGGACTTTGAGAgcatcctgcagcagcagcaatttGAGGGCCAGGCTGCCACTGGGGTTCTTGACCACGA tataGTGTTCTGGTTTGGAGATCTCAATTTTCGCATTAATGACCTGGATATGCAAGTGGTAAAATCAGCCATTGATAACAACAAGTTTCCCATGCTGTGGGAAAAGGATCAG CTGAACATGGCCAAAGACAATGAGACAGTGTTGGAGGGATTCCAAGAGGGCCCACTGAAATTTCCTCCAACCTATAAGTTCGATGTTGGAACAAATACATATGACACAAG TGGAAAGAAGCGTAAACCAGCTTGGACTGACCGGATCCTGTGGCGCCTGAGAGCCACTGCACCTGCCGCTTCAAACGTGGGGAAGCGGGGCTCTATTTCAGGGCTGACCAGCGGGACAAAAGTGACACAGCACTGTTACCGAAGTCACATGGAATACATCGTCAGTGACCACAAAccagtctcctccatctttacccTGCAG TTCTCATACAAGGTGGATATTTCACTGGTGACACTCATCGTGGATGATGAGTGGAATAGTGTTGCTGATGCTAAAGCAATATTCAAACTGGCGCCCAACTATTCTCGCAGCTCTTGGGACTGGATTGCACTGTACAAG GTGGGTTTCAAGCACCACAAGGATTATGTGGGATACGTGTGGGCCAAGCAGGAGGAAGCTGATTTTCAGCGGCAGGAACATGAG GTAACCTTTACGGAGGAGGAACTGCCCAAAGGCTCAGGAGACTTTATCCTGGGTTACTATAGCAACAACATGAACACCATTGTGGGTGTAACAGAGCCATTTCAG ATCCAGCTTCCCACTTCAGACCATGATAGCAGCTCTTCAGACAGCTCTGACTTGAGCTCGGAGGATGACAGCACTGTTGTCATGAAAATGAGGTCCCGCAGTCCTAGTCCACATAAGAGCAAACGCCGCAGCCATCGCAGCCGCAGCCGCTCTGGTAGCCCTGTACAGGCCAAAATAAAGGAGCCTGACATTACTGGTAGCGCCGCAACAGAAA ATGCTCCCGGACCGGTTATTAGCTGA
- the inpp5jb gene encoding inositol polyphosphate 5-phosphatase K isoform X1, with product MDQDNLSQSQTQDDIPTSGAEALTTISAPPSDTATPATDQPTSQPRAPHRPRRPQRSARVEGSVDVVEPKTEQAPLANRDKSAPDGTVASHPKPSRSAAVKPVGERTGPSIRARSKGPGHQPVRAASVPQPPASRPVPPHLNIHAQRALSVAGTADTQPQTVEDFRVHIITWNVGSATPPDDITCLLGLNVGDGNTDMYIIGLQEVNSMINKRLKDVLFTDQWSEVCMERLSPFGYVLVTSQRMQGLLLLVFAKYFHLPFLRAVQTETTRTGLGGYWGNKGGVSARMSVFGHSICFLNCHLPAHMENSDQRMEDFESILQQQQFEGQAATGVLDHDIVFWFGDLNFRINDLDMQVVKSAIDNNKFPMLWEKDQLNMAKDNETVLEGFQEGPLKFPPTYKFDVGTNTYDTSGKKRKPAWTDRILWRLRATAPAASNVGKRGSISGLTSGTKVTQHCYRSHMEYIVSDHKPVSSIFTLQFSYKVDISLVTLIVDDEWNSVADAKAIFKLAPNYSRSSWDWIALYKVGFKHHKDYVGYVWAKQEEADFQRQEHEVTFTEEELPKGSGDFILGYYSNNMNTIVGVTEPFQIQLPTSDHDSSSSDSSDLSSEDDSTVVMKMRSRSPSPHKSKRRSHRSRSRSGSPVQAKIKEPDITGSAATESKSKGRPGEGSSCQQSGSGDAGKSADDSGV from the exons ATGGATCAAGATAATctgagccaaagccagacacaaGACGACATCCCAACCAGCGGAGCAGAGGCTTTAACGACCATCTCAGCGCCACCATCAGACACAGCGACCCCTGCCACTGATCAGCCGACCAGCCAACCTAGGGCTCCCCACAGGCCTCGACGGCCGCAGAGAAGCGCCAGGGTTGAGGGCTCTGTAGATGTCGTGGAGCCCAAAACCGAACAGGCTCCACTAGCCAATCGGGATAAGAGCGCTCCCGATGGCACTGTAGCAAGTCACCCCAAACCTTCCCGCTCTGCAGCAGTCAAACCTGTGGGAGAGCGCACTGGGCCCAGCATTAGGGCTCGTTCTAAAGGTCCGGGTCACCAGCCTGTTAGGGCCGCCTCAGTCCCCCAACCGCCTGCAAGCAGGCCTGTGCCCCCTCACCTGAACATTCACGCCCAGAGAGCCCTCTCTGTGGCCGGCACTGCTGACACTCAGCCTCAGACTGTGGAAGACTTCAG GGTGCACATTATCACCTGGAACGTTGGCTCAGCCACGCCGCCTGATGACATCACTTGTCTGCTGGGCCTGAATGTGGGTGATGGAAACACAGACATGTATATCATCGG GCTGCAGGAAGTGAACTCCATGATTAACAAAAGACTGAAAGATGTCCTCTTCACAGACCAGTGGAGCGAAGTCTGCATGGAGAGACTCAGCCCCTTTGGTTATGTGCTG GTGACATCCCAGCGGATGCAGGGGCTGTTACTGCTGGTCTTTGCTAAATACTTCCATCTGCCATTCCTCCGTGCAGTCCAGACTGAGACTACCCGCACTGGCCTGGGGGGTTACTGG GGAAATAAAGGTGGAGTGAGTGCCCGCATGTCAGTGTTTGGTCACAGCATCTGCTTCCTCAACTGTCACCTGCCGGCTCACATGGAAAACTCTGACCAGCGCATGGAGGACTTTGAGAgcatcctgcagcagcagcaatttGAGGGCCAGGCTGCCACTGGGGTTCTTGACCACGA tataGTGTTCTGGTTTGGAGATCTCAATTTTCGCATTAATGACCTGGATATGCAAGTGGTAAAATCAGCCATTGATAACAACAAGTTTCCCATGCTGTGGGAAAAGGATCAG CTGAACATGGCCAAAGACAATGAGACAGTGTTGGAGGGATTCCAAGAGGGCCCACTGAAATTTCCTCCAACCTATAAGTTCGATGTTGGAACAAATACATATGACACAAG TGGAAAGAAGCGTAAACCAGCTTGGACTGACCGGATCCTGTGGCGCCTGAGAGCCACTGCACCTGCCGCTTCAAACGTGGGGAAGCGGGGCTCTATTTCAGGGCTGACCAGCGGGACAAAAGTGACACAGCACTGTTACCGAAGTCACATGGAATACATCGTCAGTGACCACAAAccagtctcctccatctttacccTGCAG TTCTCATACAAGGTGGATATTTCACTGGTGACACTCATCGTGGATGATGAGTGGAATAGTGTTGCTGATGCTAAAGCAATATTCAAACTGGCGCCCAACTATTCTCGCAGCTCTTGGGACTGGATTGCACTGTACAAG GTGGGTTTCAAGCACCACAAGGATTATGTGGGATACGTGTGGGCCAAGCAGGAGGAAGCTGATTTTCAGCGGCAGGAACATGAG GTAACCTTTACGGAGGAGGAACTGCCCAAAGGCTCAGGAGACTTTATCCTGGGTTACTATAGCAACAACATGAACACCATTGTGGGTGTAACAGAGCCATTTCAG ATCCAGCTTCCCACTTCAGACCATGATAGCAGCTCTTCAGACAGCTCTGACTTGAGCTCGGAGGATGACAGCACTGTTGTCATGAAAATGAGGTCCCGCAGTCCTAGTCCACATAAGAGCAAACGCCGCAGCCATCGCAGCCGCAGCCGCTCTGGTAGCCCTGTACAGGCCAAAATAAAGGAGCCTGACATTACTGGTAGCGCCGCAACAGAAAGTAAGTCTAAAGGACGTCCAGGAGAGGGCAGCAGCTGTCAGCAGTCTGGTTCTGGAGATGCAGGCAAAAGCGCAGATGATTCAGGAGTGTGA